In one Sphingomonas sanguinis genomic region, the following are encoded:
- a CDS encoding MerR family transcriptional regulator: protein MGENEELRGIQDVANSLGVTTRTLRFYEDRGLIEPRRVGTARIYSKRETGRMQLILRGKRLGFSLREIEEFLRLYDADPQHVEQMRVLAERCRERVDELRQQMTALVQTVDELETIEREARERIAKAGA from the coding sequence GTGGGGGAAAACGAGGAACTTCGCGGCATCCAGGATGTCGCGAACAGCTTGGGCGTGACGACGCGCACGCTGCGTTTCTATGAAGATCGCGGACTGATCGAGCCGCGCCGCGTCGGCACCGCGCGCATCTATTCCAAGCGCGAGACGGGGCGGATGCAGTTGATCCTGCGCGGCAAGCGACTGGGCTTTTCCCTGCGCGAGATCGAGGAATTCTTGCGGCTGTACGATGCCGACCCGCAGCATGTCGAACAGATGCGCGTGTTGGCCGAACGCTGCCGCGAACGGGTCGACGAACTACGCCAGCAGATGACGGCATTGGTCCAGACGGTCGACGAACTGGAAACGATCGAACGCGAAGCGCGCGAACGGATCGCGAAAGCGGGGGCCTGA